Proteins from a single region of Fundulus heteroclitus isolate FHET01 chromosome 12, MU-UCD_Fhet_4.1, whole genome shotgun sequence:
- the LOC105937246 gene encoding uncharacterized protein LOC105937246 yields MLGDWMALGTPAPTQTVTSEAESYDLKTHSFHQRHILSKKEALSQISPTKQTILQYSPSLQQTSPVGPDRPVTPKSFLPKFHLEIPFTQTEPPSVTEPRPFPFDGQPLATSLSPGSSEQHHPVSDPESISHVYWVNEINATQRQQPANRTELTNWKKRNTSQSPMTSNDPMGTQQSPSWLPVLEKHDIPVVVGVGISLAFIFMTVTFYSVVQKNEPAPPVRPAQRNVGVPIRNADCQAAGHTYENRAFEDDDCVTVIEQSPNTSDTRARPPRPSLVNVQMEPNFEEIQEVSQPTVDHYSVTVETHPEPIVDTKIDSSLEEDKRCSLSHPSSRLLCTEDWSSIPGENHSPCQDAFPPPSSFPSHSPSPSRSPPSRREEALRSSLTLRRAESCAAPIHHSLSISHGSPPLLVSHHVTLGLTSIAVDVQVYPAASAPAAVSSSTHINPVSNSSSVTAPLFSPPLFGGEESNDRSTGRLHHSK; encoded by the exons atgCTCGGCGACTGGATGGCTTTGGGAACACCAGCGCCAACACAGACCGTTACTTCAGAAGCTGAATCGTATGATTTAAAAACCCATTCTTTCCACCAAAGACATATCCTCTCCAAAAAAGAGGCATTGTCACAAATTTCTCCAACCAAGCAAACTATTTTGCAGTATTCACCATCTCTCCAGCAAACATCTCCCGTTGGTCCTGACCGACCCGTCACGCCGAAGAGTTTTCTCCCGAAGTTTCATCTTGAGATCCCCTTCACGCAAACTGAGCCGCCTTCAGTCACCGAGCCTCGGCCGTTCCCGTTTGACGGTCAACCCCTGGCAACGTCGCTAAGCCCTGGATCATCTGAACAGCACCACCCGGTATCAGACCCTGAAAGCATCAGTCACGTCTACTGGGTGAACGAGATAAACGCTACGCAGAGACAACAGCCAGCCAACCGCACAGAGCTCACCAACTGGAAAAAGAGGAACACCTCCCAGTCCCCAATGACCAGCAATGATCCCAt GGGGACACAACAGTCACCGTCATGGCTGCCTGTGCTGGAGAAGCATGACATCCCTGTTGTGGTTGGAGTGGGCATTTCCCTGGCTTTTATCTTCATGACTGTCACCTTCTACTCGGTGGTCCAGAAGAACGAACCTGCCCCTCCAGTTCGACCAG CTCAAAGGAATGTTGGCGTCCCAATAAGAAATGCTGATTGTCAAGCTGCAGGACACACTTATGAAAACAG AGCCTTTGAGGATGACGACTGTGTGACAGTGATTGAGCAGAGCCCCAACACGTCAGACACGCGCGCCCGACCACCGAGACCCAGTCTGGTCAACGTTCAGATGGAACCAAATTTTGAGGAGATTCAGGAGGTCTCCCAACCGACTGTGGACCACTACTCTGTGACTGTGGAGACTCATCCTGAGCCCATTGTTGACACGAAG ATTGACTCGTCCCTGGAGGAGGATAAGAGATGCAGTTTGTCTCATCCCAGCAGCCGGCTGCTGTGCACTGAGGACTGGTCAAGCATCCCTGGGGAGAACCACAGCCCATGCCAGGATGCCTTTCCCCCTCCATCCTCCTTCCCCTCTCATTCCCCGTCACCCTCTCGATCCCCACCCTCCAGACGCGAGGAGGCTCTCCGCTCCTCTCTGACCCTGCGGCGCGCGGAGTCGTGTGCCGCGCCCATCCACCACAGCCTCAGCATCTCGCACGGCAGCCCTCCGCTGCTGGTCTCGCACCACGTCACCCTGGGCCTCACGTCCATCGCCGTCGACGTCCAGGTCTATCCGGCTGCCTCGGCTCCAGCGGCGGTCAGCAGCAGCACGCACATCAATCCGGTTTCGAACTCGAGCTCAGTGACTGCGCCGTTGTTCAGTCCCCCGTTATTCGGCGGTGAAGAGAGCAACGATCGATCAACAGGCCGGCTGCATCACAGCAAGTAG
- the LOC118556111 gene encoding protein sax-3-like, protein MKLHVALFLLLMELCSRMQVWVSISSLPQMTSLLCSLILFGSAVGSPLGLVDFFFSPQDQKVKEGEAVFLQCVSGDSSPAANITWLKDGQTVTRGRQFQGEYGGGQQKKTSGTLHLFNVTLEDDGIYICVAHNSLLNISKKSKPAKLTVEGVPQSLKIIQGPDNITVTMGTEVAMQCTVRGFPVPMVHWFKDGHLLSSSSGSFSLLNNGQLLILRNVTKEDEGSFYCEASNQEETIRSQAAFLLLAEMHWSFMQQPKSLTVRRGENVTLGCRPPYSRPEAAVSWFKNNRLLSPTINMTVLSSGDLFFHRIQEHDGGSYFCRASNAHLQRFLTSRKATLTVLAPPLVRLWPAVLTVPVGGRAVLECEVSGHPLPSISWVKRGHSKQTGGKVALGQRNATLHIQSARTYDEAVYVCEASNVLGKSHSTALLRVAVSPIIVTYMSRTSSNLGASVVLPCRAVGIPPITYSWARAGTQSPIGRTGTVHVDEDGALRISRVQYSDAGEYTCTAENRAGRHQRRTILTITDEEIFS, encoded by the exons ATGAAGCTGCACGTTGCTCTCTTCCTTCTTCTGATGGAGCTCTGCAGTAGGATGCAGGTCTGGGTCTCCATCTCTTCCCTCCCACAGATGACTTCCCTGCTCTGCTCGCTCATTCTGTTTGGCTCGGCAGTCGGCTCTCCTCTGG gtttggtagattttttcttCAGTCCCCAGGACCAGAAAGTCAAAGAAGGAGAGGCGGTTTTCTTGCAGTGCGTGTCTGGAGACAGTTCTCCTGCTGCAAACATCACATGGCTCAAAGATGGACAGACGGTCACAAGAGGCAGACAGTTTCAG GGGGAATATGGAGGCGGTCAACAGAAGAAAACCTCAGGCACGCTGCACCTTTTCAACGTAACACTGGAGGATGATGGGATATACATTTGTGTCGCACACAACTCTTTGCTGAACATCAGCAAGAAGAGCAAACCAGCTAAACTAACTGTGGAAG GGGTTCCTCAGAGTCTGAAGATCATCCAGGGCCCTGACAACATCACGGTCACTATGGGAACTGAGGTCGCCATGCAATGCACAGTCCGTGGCTTCCCTGTTCCCATGGTGCACTGGTTCAAAGACGGCCACCTCCTGTCGAGCTCCTCGGGCTCATTCAGCCTCCTGAACAATGGACAGCTGCTCATACTAAG AAATGTGACAAAGGAGGACGAAGGCTCGTTTTACTGTGAAGCATCAAACCAGGAGGAGACGATCAGGTCGCAGGCTGCTTTCCTGCTTCTGGCCG AGATGCATTGGAGCTTTATGCAGCAGCCCAAAAGCCTGACTGTTAGGAGGGGAGAAAACGTCACGCTCGGCTGCAGACCTCCCTACAGTCGACCAGAAGCTGCGGTTTCCTGGTTCAAAAACAACCGGCTTCTCTCCCCAACCATCAACATGACGGTGCTGTCCAGCGGGGACCTCTTCTTCCACCG CATCCAGGAGCACGATGGGGGCAGCTACTTCTGCAGGGCTTCGAACGCTCATCTCCAAAGATTCCTCACCTCTAGAAAAGCCACTCTAACTGTGCTCG CCCCTCCTCTGGTGAGGTTGTGGCCGGCAGTGTTGACGGTTCCTGTGGGAGGCCGAGCTGTGCTGGAGTGTGAGGTGTCCGGTCATCCTTTGCCCTCCATCAGCTGGGTGAAGAGAGGCCACTCGAAGCAAACCGGAGGCAAGGTTGCACTGGG ACAGAGAAATGCTACTCTCCACATCCAGTCAGCCAGGACCTATGATGAGGCGGTCTACGTGTGTGAGGCCTCCAACGTCCTGGGAAAAAGCCACAGCACAGCCCTGCTGAGAGTTGCCG TGAGTCCCATTATTGTGACCTATATGAGCAGGACGAGCAGCAACCTTGGAGCGTCAGTGGTCCTGCCCTGCCGAGCAGTTGGGATTCCACCCATCACATACAGCTGGGCCAGAGCAGGAACACAGTCTCCCATCGGCCGCACCGGAACCGTACATGTTGATG AAGATGGAGCACTGCGCATTTCCAGAGTGCAGTACTCGGACGCAGGAGAGTATACCTGTACTGCTGAGAACAGAGCCGGACGGCATCAGAGACGGACGATCCTCACCATCACAG ACGAGGAGATCTTCAGCTGA